A single genomic interval of Camelina sativa cultivar DH55 chromosome 11, Cs, whole genome shotgun sequence harbors:
- the LOC104721164 gene encoding uncharacterized protein LOC104721164 produces MAGNAAGTSNSLSREEEALLETWNHDMESGQLPVENLDAELVDVETPLEDSEELDDLLRRVKSAAASLRYLRSKVRNLAVPGLTNAEHLEKLKHDSSASQVTGANETQDPLVTEDGVFTWKTLQSIEMVTDVLDSLLRRVTAAVSETSFQKERVIICEEEITRLTAKIENLSLRFEEMKRIAHGNKTVLDETAEIIKRLVEDSRRDREKALENEEELRRVKAECESLRNYVNTSTSVVETLRSSAQQFHTIEAGLVAKSTQLEGEKAQKEVEVQKLMEENVKLSALLDKKEAQLLALNEQCKVMALNASNI; encoded by the exons ATGGCTGGTAACGCCGCGGGTACTAGTAATTCAttatcaagagaagaagaagccctTCTTGAGACGTGGAATCATGACATGGAATCTGGTCAACTCCCTGTAGAAAATTTAGATGCTGAACTTGTAGATGTCGAGACTCCCCTGGAGGATTCTGAGGAATTAGATGATCTGTTACGTAGGGTCAAATCAGCTGCAGCTAGCTTGCGCTATTTAAGATCAAAAGTTAGAAACTTGGCCGTTCCTGGTCTGACCAATGCTGAACAcctagaaaaattaaaacatgataGTTCAGCTTCTCAAGTCACTGGAGCTAACGAAACCCAGGATCCCTTGGTTACAGAGGATGGTGTATTTACTTGGAAGACGCTTCAGTCCATAGAGATGGTTACTGATGTGCTCGATTCTCTTTTGAGGAGGGTCACAGCGGCTGTATCTGAAACTTCTTTTCAAAAGGAGAGGGTGATTATATGCGAGGAAGAGATTACAAGGTTGACAGCCAAAATCGAGAATCTCTCCTTGAGGTTTGAAGAGATGAAACGGATTGCTCATGGGAATAAAACTGTTCTAGATGAAACAGCCGAGATTATTAAGAGATTAGTTGAAGATAGTaggagagatagagaaaaggCTCTCGAAAATGAAGAGGAGCTCCGTCGTGTCAAGGCAGAGTGTGAGTCACTTAGAAATTACGTCAATACTTCTACCAGTGTTGTTGAAACACTTCGTTCATCCGCGCAGCAATTCCATACCATCGAAGCCGG GTTGGTTGCTAAGTCGACACAACTGGAAGGTGAGAAAGCGCAGAAAGAGGTTGAAGTGCAAAAGCTAATGGAGGAGAATGTGAAGCTGAGCGCTCTTCTTGACAAGAAAGAAGCTCAGCTTCTGGCCTTAAACGAACAGTGCAAAGTGATGGCTTTGAATGCTTCAAACATCTGA
- the LOC104721166 gene encoding uncharacterized protein LOC104721166, with translation MDPIYEEDVFLAKYQSSELKVASEFLTTWLPFLSRDLCKDCVHLLSHRIRSLDPEHSSNKEDRAGSGSMVDDDSNGKLCDSHSGGFVFGSLSEDSVRDAMQSQSTVSETATSPRMSWADMAQEDGLEEEEEEEEHKESESSTHDDVDPSMKTPEKRKMSREERERYRFVNVKKLKRFSFYEKVRGESVNILEGLELHTGVFSAVEQKKIVDFVYELQDKGLKGQLQERTFATPKKWMRGKGRVTIQFGCCYNYITDRHGNPPGILKRGAVDPMPSLFKVMIKRLIAWHVLPPTCVPDSCIVNIYYEDDCIPPHIDNTDFLRPFCTVSFLSECNILFGQYIKTVGPGEFSGSYSIPLPVGSVLVLNGNGADVAKHCIPAVPKKRISITFRKMDESKRPVGFTLEPDLQGIKPLPYEQNTLLSTPDAVASSSSRSINDQNGRSHNHRAAHGEGSRHRRSRDYPSESREWSSSSQRRQKARPTTPNWSYRPKVTTSSDNV, from the exons ATGGATCCAATCTACGAAGAAGATGTATTCCTCGCCAAGTATCAGTCGTCTGAACTTAAGGTTGCCTCTGAGTTCCTAACCACTTGGTTGCCTTTTCTTTCTCGAGATCTCTGCAAAGACTGCGTTCATCTTCTCTCCCATCGAATCCGTTCTCTTGACCCAg AGCACTCTAGTAACAAAGAGGATAGAGCGGGTTCAGGTTCGATGGTGGACGATGATTCTAATGGGAAGCTTTGTGATTCTCACTCTGGGGGTTTTGTATTTGGATCTTTGTCAGAAGACAGTGTAAGAGATGCAATGCAATCTCAATCAACTGTTTCTGAGACGGCGACGAGTCCACGAATGTCTTGGGCTGATATGGCACAAGAAGATGGGctcgaggaggaggaggaggaggaagaacacAAGGAGAGTGAGTCAAGTACTCATGACGACGTTGATCCGAGTATGAAGACTCCTGAGAAGCGTAAGATGTCTAGGGAGGAAAGAGAGCGTTACCGGTTTGTGAATGTTAAGAAATTGAAACGGTTTAGTTTCTATGAGAAAGTTAGAGGAGAGTCTGTTAATATCCTCGAGGGGCTTGAGTTGCATACCGGTGTTTTTAGCGCTGTGGAgcagaaaaagattgttgattTTGTCTATGAACTACAAGACAAGGGTCTAAAAGGACAACTTCAAG AACGTACATTTGCCACTCCGAAGAAGTGGATGAGAGGCAAAGGACGAGTTACTATCCAATTTGGATGTTGTTATAACTATATAACA GACAGACACGGAAACCCACCCGGAATTCTTAAACGTGGAGCGGTTGATCCGATGCCGTCTCTTTTCAAAGTAATGATCAAAAGGTTGATTGCGTGGCATGTACTTCCTCCAACTTGTGTGCCAGATAGTTGTATCgtcaatatatattatgaagACGATTGCATACCCCCTCATATCGATAATACTGACTTCCTCCGCCCTTTCTGCACAGTATCATTCCTCAGTGAGTGCAATATACTCTTTGGACAATATATCAAAACCGTAGGGCCTGGTGAATTCTCCGGTTCATACTCTATACCGCTTCCTGTCGG ATCAGTTCTAGTGCTAAATGGTAATGGAGCCGATGTTGCTAAGCATTGTATACCTGCGGTTCCCAAGAAGAG GATATCGATAACGTTTAGGAAAATGGACGAGTCGAAAAGACCAGTAGGATTCACCCTGGAACCTGATTTGCAAGGGATTAAGCCGTTGCCATATGAACAGAACACGCTGCTGAGTACCCCTGATGCTGTAGCCAGTAGCTCTTCAAGGTCCATCAACGACCAAAACGGTAGGAGTCACAACCATCGAGCTGCACATGGAGAAGGAAGCAGACATCGTAGGTCGAGAGATTATCCTTCTGAGAGTCGAGAGTGGTCATCATCGAGCCAAAGAAGACAAAAGGCGCGACCCACTACTCCTAACTGGTCTTACAGACCCAAGGTTACTACTAGCTCCGACAACGTTTGA